The Anopheles merus strain MAF chromosome 2L, AmerM5.1, whole genome shotgun sequence genome has a segment encoding these proteins:
- the LOC121594231 gene encoding BTB/POZ domain-containing protein 9-like, translating to MASVNQEKRKETPSPAKHVDSVNHEEFEDTALLAIHIAGLCMKEDKADVTFVVEQERIPAHRVILAARSEYFQALLYGGLEETKQTEIALQVPLQPFQYLLRYIYSGSMSLKDMKDEDILDTLGLAIQYGFPSVEKAIINYLSLHVSAGNVCAILDAGRLFDLADLLAVCDEFVDRNALDVLRHETFQNLTFESLCRLLDRDKFDAPEVDIFLAVHKWYRAKEDADAAQYKKIYDKVRFPLMSHNELVTVVRPTGVLQSDQLLNIVAEKETLYKLRNRGVVPGENVVKDKIVWTQLYDGRIRCADVVLKKAHVINKIEVCYKMKSADNVVYCVDVSLDGECWHRLAELHHNKPTEVVHFRAREVRYIEVTTSDKYEDIDSIKAMLHMKQKKKKLHSTSD from the exons ATGGCGAGTGTTAATcaggaaaaaaggaaggaaacgcCCTCGCCCGCAAAGCATGTGGATAGTGTAAATCATGAAGAATTCGAAGACACAGCCCTGCTTGCGATACACATCGCGGGCCTGTGCATGAAGGAGGACAAAGCGGACGTTACGTTCGTCGTCGAGCAGGAGCGCATACCGGCGCACCGTGTGATATTGGCGGCCCGGAGCGAATACTTCCAAGCGCTGCTGTACGGTGGGCTGGAGGAAACGAAGCAGACCGAGATTGCGCTGCAGGTTCCGCTGCAACCGTTCCAATATTTGCTGCGCTACATCTACTCCGGCAGCATGTCGCTGAAGGATATGAAGGACGAGGATATACTGGACACGCTCGGGCTGGCCATCCAGTACGGATTTCCCAGCGTGGAGAAGGCAATCATCAACTACCTGTCGCTGCACGTGTCCGCGGGCAATGTGTGCGCTATTTTGGACGCCGGTCGGCTGTTCGATCTCGCCGATCTGCTTGCGGTGTGTGACGAGTTTGTCGACAGGAATGCGCTCGATGTGCTGCGGCATGAGACGTTCCAGAATCTCACATTCGAGTCGCTGTGCAGATTGCTCGATCGGGATAAGTTTGATGCACCGGAGGTAGATATATTTCTCGCTGTGCATAAGTGGTACCGAGCGAAGGAAGACGCGGATGCGGCTCAGTACAAGAAAATATACGACAAGGTGCGCTTTCCGCTGATGTCTCACAACGAGCTGGTCACGGTGGTGCGACCGACCGGGGTGCTACAGTCGGACCAATTGCTGAACATTGTGGCCGAGAAGGAAACGCTCTACAAGCTGCGTAATCGTGGCGTAG TGCCAGGAGAGAACGTAGTGAAGGATAAAATCGTATGGACACAGCTGTACGATGGAAGGATACGATGTGCCGATGTCGTGTTAAAAAAAGCGCACGTCATCAACAAGATCGAGGTGTGCTATAAGATGAAAAGCGCAGACAATGTGGTCTACTGCGTTGATGTATCGCTCGATGGGGAATGTTGGCACCGGCTAGCCGAACTGCATCACAATAAACCCACGGAAGTGGTGCACTTCCGGGCGCGGGAAGTACGCTACATTGAAGTGACCACGTCCGACAAATATGAAGATATTGATTCCATAAAGGCAATGTTGCAcatgaaacagaaaaagaagaaattgcATTCCACTTCGGATTAG
- the LOC121593216 gene encoding F-box only protein 9, which yields MDSTSSDAGKEDDDESSSSSITSESEANSPKRSELDDFREQWQKELKKEQHVASAATVTPAGGNVGDGKDSIEQQARLLFQQGSELERSGKVFEAMRLYRRATQLVPDIEFRVYDKKHAKATTAAAEVDGLMERMLEANIDENEENLEGVDLGLRFQTLMARSGKLFERASGDRKLIVTSAHFSDLPMEVILYILRWVVSNDLDLKSLERFASVCRGFYLLARDPEIWRHACMRIWGVNLGVLKGTPFSSWREMYINRPRILFHGCYISRTSYLRSGENSFQDQFYRPIQLVEYYRYFRFFADGKVLMMTTADEPQQCVVRLKQRVPTQNEILRGHYRLHDDIVIVVIQRNRPSAAGQMQRPGRKARDIEPEYGQQTFLMELQIVSTGKRPFSQLHWKQYTMVQQRNNQEKTTQFELTTTKYPPLYFSRVKSYHQESEGPLK from the exons ATGGATTCGACGTCGAGTGACGCCGGCAAGGAAGATGACGATGAGAGTTCGTCCTCCTCCATTACCAGCGAGTCGGAAGCGAACAGCCCCAAGCGTTCCGAGCTGGACGATTTCCGCGAACAGTGGCAAAAGGAGTTGAAGAAGGAGCAACACGTTGCGAGCGCTGCTACGGTTACTCCGGCTGGCGGTAATGTGGGGGATGGGAAGGATTCGATCGAGCAGCAGGCCCGCCTCCTGTTCCAGCAGGGCTCGGAACTGGAACGAAGCGGCAAGGTGTTCGAAGCCATGCGGCTGTACCGCCGGGCGACTCAGCTCGTGCCCGATATCGAGTTCCGGGTGTATGACAAAAAGCACGCCAAAGCGACAACCGCTGCAGCCGAGGTGGACGGGCTGATGGAGCGCATGCTGGAGGCAAACATTGACGAGAACGAGGAAAACCTGGAAGGTGTCGATCTGGGGCTGCGGTTTCAAACGCTGATGGCTCGGTCGGGAAAATTGTTCGAGCGGGCGAGTGGTGACCGCAAGCTGATCGTCACTTCGGCCCACTTTTCCGATCTGCCCATGGAGGTCATCCTGTACATACTGCGCTGGGTGGTGTCGAACGATTTGGACCTGAAATCACTCGAGCGGTTTGCGTCGGTCTGTCGCGGTTTCTATCTGCTTGCGCGAGATCCCGAAATATGGCGTCATGCCTGCATGAG AATTTGGGGCGTTAATCTGGGCGTGCTGAAGGGAACACCGTTCAGCTCCTGGCGCGAGATGTACATCAACAGGCCGCGCATACTCTTCCACGGGTGTTACATCAGCCGGACGAGCTACCTACGGTCCGGGGAGAACAGCTTCCAGGACCAATTCTATCGCCCGATACAGCTGGTAGAATACTATCGCTACTTTCGCTTCTTCGCTGATGGGAAGGTGCTAATGATGACGACCGCCGATGAGCCACAGCAGTGTGTAGTGCGGCTAAAGCAACGTGTCCCCACACAGAATGAAATACTGCGCGGACACTATCG ACTGCACGACGACATCGTTATTGTGGTCATCCAACGCAACCGTCCATCGGCAGCCGGACAAATGCAGCGCCCCGGTCGCAAGGCACGTGATATTGAGCCGGAATATGGACAGCAAACGTTTCTGATGGAGCTACAGATTGTGAGCACTGGCAAGCGGCCGTTCAGCCAGCTGCACTGGAAGCAGTACACGATGGTGCAGCAGCGCAACAATCAGGAGAAAACGACCCAGTTCGAGCTAACCACAACCAAGTATCCGCCGCTGTACTTTTCGCGCGTCAAGAGCTACCACCAGGAATCGGAAGGACCATTGAAGTAG